From one Burkholderia latens genomic stretch:
- a CDS encoding NAD(P)/FAD-dependent oxidoreductase, which yields MTTTYPLHHALTDAGTAFPAEADIVIAGAGIMGCAAAYYLGLRGLKAVVLDKSRIAGQQSTRAWGFVRQQGRESAEVPLMMAGMRIWEGLEQALGFDLEWRQGGCLYMADNEDDWASFQAWLAVAREHGLDTRTLSRAEIDERVRGLSTSARTFGGLYTATDGQAEPRRVAAAFAARAVEAGARFFEGCGVTAIETAGGAVAGVVTERGTIRTRRVICAAGATSFRLLDGVGIRLPQQAVRGTCMRTNVLPEVSAATIWGHGLGIRQRKNGAINLADDMQVDVELTLGHLRGLSLFWPEFWSQREKFRLRLNGAAWRDACMRIGGGIGPIEPRDPQPQPNRAHAPRALAKLKAIFPTLKDAQIVEAWAGLIDVLPDGIPVIDAPGTPSGLAIATGFCGHGFAMGPIVGRLLAEWVDTGAPSLDLSAFRARRFVDGTMVRPRSML from the coding sequence ATGACGACAACTTATCCGCTGCATCATGCATTGACCGACGCCGGTACGGCGTTCCCGGCCGAAGCCGACATCGTGATCGCCGGCGCCGGCATCATGGGCTGCGCAGCCGCGTACTATCTCGGCCTGCGCGGCCTGAAAGCCGTCGTCCTCGACAAGTCGCGCATTGCCGGCCAGCAGTCCACGCGCGCATGGGGCTTCGTGCGCCAGCAGGGCCGCGAATCCGCCGAAGTGCCGTTGATGATGGCAGGCATGCGGATCTGGGAAGGGCTCGAGCAGGCGCTCGGCTTCGATCTCGAATGGCGGCAGGGCGGCTGCCTCTACATGGCGGACAACGAAGACGACTGGGCGTCGTTCCAGGCGTGGCTCGCCGTCGCGCGCGAGCACGGCCTCGATACGCGTACGCTGTCGCGCGCCGAGATCGACGAGCGCGTGCGCGGCTTGTCCACGAGTGCGCGCACGTTCGGCGGGCTGTATACCGCGACCGACGGGCAGGCCGAGCCGCGTCGTGTGGCCGCTGCGTTCGCCGCCCGCGCGGTCGAAGCGGGCGCACGTTTCTTCGAAGGCTGCGGCGTGACCGCGATCGAAACGGCCGGCGGTGCGGTCGCCGGCGTCGTGACCGAACGCGGCACCATCCGCACGCGACGCGTGATCTGTGCGGCCGGCGCGACGAGCTTCCGGCTGCTCGACGGCGTCGGCATCCGGTTGCCGCAACAGGCGGTGCGCGGCACCTGCATGCGTACCAACGTGCTGCCCGAAGTGTCGGCGGCGACGATCTGGGGGCACGGCCTCGGGATCCGTCAACGCAAGAACGGCGCGATCAATCTCGCGGACGACATGCAAGTCGACGTCGAGCTGACGCTCGGCCATTTGCGCGGCCTGAGCCTGTTCTGGCCGGAGTTCTGGTCGCAGCGCGAAAAATTCCGCCTGCGTCTGAATGGGGCCGCGTGGCGCGATGCGTGCATGCGCATCGGCGGCGGCATCGGGCCGATCGAGCCGCGCGATCCGCAGCCGCAGCCGAATCGGGCGCATGCGCCGCGGGCGCTCGCGAAGCTCAAGGCGATTTTTCCCACACTGAAGGACGCGCAGATCGTCGAGGCGTGGGCGGGCCTGATCGACGTGCTGCCCGACGGGATCCCGGTGATCGACGCGCCCGGCACGCCATCCGGGCTCGCGATCGCGACCGGATTCTGCGGACACGGGTTCGCGATGGGGCCGATCGTCGGCCGGTTGCTGGCCGAATGGGTCGATACGGGCGCGCCGTCGCTCGATCTGTCGGCGTTCCGCGCGCGGCGTTTCGTCGACGGGACGATGGTGCGGCCGCGCAGCATGCTGTAG
- a CDS encoding sensor domain-containing diguanylate cyclase: MKNRSAAPYTIVAIGIVVACALMGLCVLQLLQSRHDALERASETSRNLGLIAERDIERNFELYDLSLQAVIEGLKRQDVMNAPPSLRRAVLFDNAMTAQFLGSVLVLDAGGNIVLDSGNDVPRHGNFADRKYFTVHRDDPNVGLYISDPFASRLRGGTPSIGLTRRISNPDGSFAGVVLIAVNLEYFHQLFAGLSLGQHGSISLIGNDGLMVMRQPYDVHTIGRDISHAATFKRFQAAKEGVFSETSSLDGVRRLYYFRHLPKLPLIIMVAEAEQDIYAAWRHRAMTIGALVATFGAAFIAVSVMLGTQLRRRMRAESELVLLARTDGLTGLNNRRSFAEVLDREWRRARRARSVFSLLFVDVDRFKAYNDTYGHQAGDDALAAVARCIGDNIRRPLDTAARYGGEEFVVLLPDTSQTGAAQIAERIRAAIDQLALEHAGSEYGHVTASIGLASWVPKDDEEAGTVIKAADEALYYAKATGRNKVAAFQPPA, encoded by the coding sequence ATGAAAAACAGGTCGGCGGCTCCGTACACCATCGTCGCGATCGGCATCGTCGTCGCGTGCGCACTGATGGGCCTCTGCGTGCTACAGCTGTTGCAGAGCCGCCATGACGCGCTGGAGCGGGCGAGCGAAACGTCGCGCAATCTCGGCCTGATCGCCGAGCGCGACATCGAACGCAATTTCGAACTCTACGATTTGTCGTTGCAGGCGGTGATCGAAGGCCTCAAACGTCAGGACGTAATGAATGCGCCACCGAGCCTGCGGCGCGCGGTACTGTTCGACAACGCGATGACCGCGCAATTTCTCGGCTCGGTGCTGGTGCTCGATGCCGGCGGCAACATCGTGCTCGACTCCGGCAACGACGTGCCGCGTCACGGCAATTTCGCCGATCGCAAGTACTTCACGGTCCACCGCGACGATCCGAACGTCGGGCTCTACATCAGCGATCCGTTCGCGTCGCGCCTGCGCGGCGGCACGCCGAGCATCGGGCTTACGCGGCGGATCTCGAACCCGGACGGTTCGTTCGCCGGCGTCGTGCTCATTGCGGTGAATCTCGAGTACTTTCACCAGCTGTTCGCCGGACTGTCGCTCGGGCAGCACGGTTCGATCTCGCTGATCGGCAACGACGGCTTGATGGTGATGCGTCAGCCGTACGACGTACACACGATCGGCCGCGACATCAGCCACGCGGCGACCTTCAAGCGATTCCAGGCCGCGAAGGAGGGCGTGTTTTCGGAAACCTCGTCGCTCGACGGCGTGCGTCGTCTTTACTATTTCCGGCATTTGCCGAAGCTGCCGCTGATCATCATGGTCGCGGAAGCGGAGCAGGACATCTATGCGGCATGGCGGCATCGGGCCATGACGATCGGTGCGCTGGTGGCGACGTTCGGCGCCGCGTTCATCGCGGTGTCGGTGATGCTCGGCACGCAGCTGCGGCGGCGGATGCGCGCCGAGTCCGAACTCGTATTGCTCGCGCGCACCGACGGTCTCACGGGCCTGAACAATCGCCGCAGTTTCGCTGAAGTGCTGGACCGCGAATGGCGGCGTGCACGGCGCGCGCGATCCGTGTTCTCGCTGCTGTTCGTCGACGTCGACCGCTTCAAGGCTTACAACGACACATACGGCCACCAGGCCGGCGACGACGCGCTCGCGGCGGTCGCGCGTTGCATCGGCGACAACATCCGCCGGCCGCTCGACACCGCGGCGCGCTACGGCGGGGAGGAGTTCGTCGTACTGTTGCCCGATACCTCGCAGACCGGCGCCGCGCAGATCGCCGAGCGTATTCGCGCGGCGATCGATCAGCTGGCGCTCGAGCATGCGGGCAGCGAATACGGGCACGTCACGGCCAGCATCGGCCTCGCGAGCTGGGTGCCGAAGGACGACGAAGAGGCCGGCACCGTGATCAAGGCCGCAGACGAGGCGCTGTACTACGCGAAGGCGACCGGCCGGAACAAGGTTGCCGCTTTTCAGCCTCCGGCGTGA
- a CDS encoding putative bifunctional diguanylate cyclase/phosphodiesterase: MHGTYNPWLAALSLAVATLAAYTALDLSGRIALLSQGRVRQAWIAGGGMAMGIGIWSMHFIGVLSFSLPIPLGYDFAITSASLAIAIGVSWFALYVISRASLSPVHVVTSAVLMGLGIAGMHYTGDAAMKMQPAIIYDPLLVAASIGIAIVASGAALWITQFLNAANQRQLNAKRIAGACVMGIAITGMHYTANAAATFLPGSVCGAAQQIATPLLATAVTLSTLTILIVTLVLSRSGARTSLLASVISRLNGEIVRMAQFDELTDLPNRRTLMERIEAAIHTERQSETKFAVLFMDLDGFKTINDSLGHTAGDEVLKAFARRLQQCVRATDTVARLGGDEFVVLLENVSSIDDVERTAEHVLNRMREGLWNDAQPLQVTPSIGIALYPRDGDTVEVLLKHADVAMYEAKRAGRSTYRFFRGDMNVAVNRTLQIQRALHDAVVAGYFELHFQPKFHGRSGAITGAEALLRLNHPELGTLMPGEFIPIAERTGQIVQIGYWVVRETCRQLNRWHADGLPALQVAINLSPRQIAEAGLVSNFLGILGAERVRPAQLMFEITESVAMHDAAHTTAMIHEFQANGFEVAIDDFGTGYSSLSYLQRFRAKQLKIDRFFTQGLDKHNPEGNAIVRAIIALAHTLKMDVVAEGVETAAQLAQLRILMCDEVQGFLLGHPLEPDAFGRLLRNGAHVQTA, translated from the coding sequence GTGCACGGCACCTATAACCCATGGCTTGCTGCATTGTCTCTGGCCGTCGCGACACTCGCGGCCTACACGGCGCTTGATCTCTCCGGCCGAATTGCGTTGCTGAGCCAGGGCCGGGTGCGCCAGGCGTGGATTGCCGGCGGCGGCATGGCGATGGGTATCGGCATCTGGTCGATGCACTTCATCGGCGTGCTGTCGTTTTCGCTGCCCATTCCGCTGGGCTACGACTTCGCGATTACAAGCGCGTCGCTCGCCATCGCGATCGGAGTGTCCTGGTTTGCGCTGTACGTCATCTCCCGCGCGTCTCTATCCCCGGTGCACGTCGTCACCAGCGCTGTCCTGATGGGACTGGGCATTGCCGGCATGCACTACACCGGAGACGCCGCGATGAAGATGCAGCCGGCGATCATTTACGATCCGCTGCTGGTAGCCGCATCGATCGGAATTGCGATCGTCGCGTCCGGTGCCGCGCTATGGATTACGCAGTTTCTCAACGCCGCGAATCAACGCCAGTTGAACGCCAAACGCATCGCCGGCGCTTGCGTGATGGGCATCGCGATAACCGGCATGCACTACACGGCGAATGCCGCGGCCACGTTCCTGCCGGGTTCGGTCTGCGGCGCAGCGCAACAGATCGCGACGCCGTTGCTCGCCACGGCCGTGACGCTATCCACGCTGACGATCCTGATCGTGACGCTCGTACTCAGCCGCTCCGGCGCGCGAACGTCGTTGCTCGCGAGCGTGATATCGCGGCTTAACGGCGAGATCGTTCGCATGGCGCAGTTCGACGAACTGACCGACCTCCCGAATCGCCGCACGCTGATGGAGCGAATCGAGGCCGCGATCCATACGGAGCGGCAGTCCGAAACGAAGTTTGCCGTGCTGTTCATGGATCTCGATGGCTTCAAGACGATCAACGACTCGCTTGGACACACAGCGGGCGATGAGGTACTGAAGGCGTTCGCGCGCCGATTGCAGCAATGCGTGCGCGCCACCGACACCGTCGCGCGCCTGGGCGGCGACGAATTCGTGGTGCTGCTGGAAAACGTCTCGTCGATCGACGACGTCGAGCGTACGGCAGAACACGTATTGAATCGAATGCGCGAGGGCCTGTGGAACGACGCACAGCCGCTGCAGGTCACGCCGAGCATCGGCATTGCGCTCTACCCGCGTGACGGCGATACCGTCGAAGTGCTGCTCAAGCATGCGGACGTTGCGATGTACGAAGCAAAGCGCGCCGGACGCAGCACCTACCGCTTCTTCCGGGGCGACATGAACGTGGCGGTAAACCGCACGCTGCAGATTCAGCGTGCGTTGCACGACGCTGTCGTCGCGGGCTACTTCGAACTGCATTTTCAACCGAAATTCCACGGTCGCAGCGGCGCGATTACCGGGGCTGAAGCGCTATTGCGGTTGAACCATCCGGAACTCGGCACGTTGATGCCCGGGGAGTTCATCCCCATCGCCGAGCGCACCGGGCAGATCGTGCAAATCGGCTACTGGGTCGTCCGGGAAACGTGCCGCCAGTTGAATCGCTGGCACGCAGACGGATTGCCGGCTCTGCAGGTCGCGATCAACCTGTCGCCGCGGCAGATCGCGGAGGCGGGCCTCGTTTCGAATTTTCTCGGGATCCTGGGCGCCGAGCGTGTGAGGCCCGCGCAACTCATGTTCGAGATTACGGAAAGCGTCGCGATGCATGACGCCGCGCACACGACGGCCATGATTCACGAATTCCAGGCCAATGGCTTCGAGGTCGCGATCGACGACTTCGGCACCGGTTATTCCAGCCTGAGCTATCTGCAACGGTTTCGGGCCAAGCAGCTGAAGATCGACCGCTTTTTCACTCAAGGGCTCGACAAGCACAATCCCGAAGGGAATGCGATCGTTCGGGCCATCATTGCGTTGGCGCACACGCTGAAAATGGATGTGGTCGCCGAGGGCGTCGAAACTGCGGCGCAGCTTGCCCAACTCAGGATATTGATGTGCGACGAGGTACAAGGATTCCTGCTCGGCCATCCGCTCGAGCCGGATGCGTTCGGCAGGCTGCTGCGAAACGGCGCGCACGTACAGACCGCTTGA
- a CDS encoding potassium channel family protein has protein sequence MATPSAKRRSLRLRLRRARDPWQAPRARTLFTRPATSPRRTLLFRLGVVVLLCMLAFLVLYLDRDGLRDSTKSTPMSVADLVYFTMVTVATVGYGDIVPVTARARLIDAFFIVPIRIGIWFIFLGTAYQFVIQRVIEEFRMKRLQKQLSDHIVVCGYGLSGSIAVRELLESGVDPSTIIVIDAQQQALEAATSLGVTGLLGDPAHEDLLQQAQVRAAKAVIISVTDDPTAILLTLSVRSIAPDTKIVVRIQENLYQRQLRQAGADVIVSSTKIGALLLADAVHSRYIVPFVNDMLSTRGRATLLEREALPHEIGCMTNVVPGAIVVGLDRCGKIHSFYEDPPCRIEAGDTLVVIQSARIPDADV, from the coding sequence TTGGCCACGCCTTCCGCCAAGCGCCGCTCGTTGCGCTTACGTCTACGCCGTGCGCGCGATCCTTGGCAGGCGCCGCGTGCACGCACGCTGTTCACACGGCCCGCGACGTCGCCGCGGCGCACGTTGTTGTTTCGCCTCGGCGTAGTCGTGCTGCTGTGCATGCTCGCGTTTCTGGTGTTGTATCTCGACCGCGACGGCCTGCGCGATTCGACCAAGAGCACGCCGATGAGCGTCGCCGATCTCGTGTACTTCACGATGGTTACGGTCGCGACGGTCGGCTACGGCGACATCGTGCCCGTTACCGCGCGGGCGCGCCTGATCGATGCCTTCTTCATCGTGCCGATCCGCATCGGCATCTGGTTCATCTTCCTGGGCACGGCGTATCAGTTCGTGATCCAGCGCGTCATCGAGGAATTCCGCATGAAACGCCTGCAGAAGCAACTGTCCGATCACATCGTCGTGTGCGGCTACGGGCTGTCGGGGTCGATCGCCGTGCGCGAGCTGCTCGAGAGCGGTGTCGATCCGTCGACGATCATCGTGATCGATGCGCAGCAGCAGGCGCTCGAAGCCGCGACGTCGCTCGGCGTGACCGGGCTGCTCGGCGATCCCGCGCACGAGGATCTGCTGCAGCAGGCGCAGGTGCGCGCCGCAAAGGCCGTGATCATTTCGGTGACCGACGATCCGACCGCGATCCTGCTGACGCTGTCGGTGCGCAGCATCGCGCCCGACACGAAAATCGTCGTGCGGATCCAGGAGAACCTGTATCAGCGGCAGTTGCGCCAGGCGGGCGCGGACGTGATCGTGTCGTCGACGAAGATCGGCGCGCTGCTGCTGGCCGATGCGGTGCATAGTCGCTACATCGTGCCGTTCGTCAACGACATGCTGTCGACGCGCGGACGCGCGACGCTGCTGGAGCGCGAGGCGCTGCCGCACGAAATCGGCTGCATGACGAACGTCGTGCCGGGGGCGATCGTCGTCGGGCTCGATCGCTGCGGAAAGATTCATTCGTTCTATGAGGATCCGCCGTGCCGGATCGAGGCGGGGGATACGCTTGTCGTGATTCAGTCCGCGAGGATTCCGGATGCGGATGTTTGA
- a CDS encoding ShlB/FhaC/HecB family hemolysin secretion/activation protein, whose amino-acid sequence MKKTRRLAVLPITTLITLAAQAQQAPSLSDQAAAARANAEQNQQAQQRRDAQQRDATVQAPGVRSDVPRPEAYPVLPTETPCFRIDHFALDVPDSLPAASKAQGAAALPMDRFAFARDWLAHYAGQCVGKQGVDLIVKGLSQAILARGDITTRVLVPEQDLSTGTLKLALIPGVIRHVRFADEKLRGTWKTAFPTRDGEVLNLRDIEQGLEQMKRVSSQDVSMRIAPGDMPGESDVVLDVRRGKPWTVVASIDNSGTRATGKLQGNVSLGIDNPLGLNDIFNVGFNQDLEFGDKRVGSHGWNAFYSIPWGYWTGTLSAYTSTYFQPLAAVNQTFVASGNMKTVDFKLNRVLSRSRNDVFGAQVRLTRRFGDSYIEGTTIPSSHQNATFLEFGLNDRHYFGSSQFDGSLAYRQGLGWLGSTDSMFAAEGGQTYRFKMVVLDANLSTPFVIGTRPFKYVTTFHGQYTGNTVSYLDSVTIGSRYTVRGFDGETLLAGSRGFYWRNELQVPIAQTGLSAYAGLDYGRVWGPEPVALVGTQLAGAVIGVKGSVTTRFGGYGYDLFAGTPVYKPSGFETARVTLGFQLTAQF is encoded by the coding sequence ATGAAAAAGACCAGACGGCTGGCGGTTTTGCCAATCACTACTCTGATCACGCTTGCTGCACAAGCACAACAGGCGCCGTCTCTGAGCGACCAGGCAGCAGCTGCTCGCGCGAACGCCGAGCAGAATCAGCAGGCGCAACAGCGCCGTGACGCCCAGCAGCGCGACGCCACCGTGCAAGCGCCGGGCGTGCGCTCGGACGTGCCGCGCCCGGAAGCCTATCCGGTATTGCCGACCGAAACACCGTGCTTTCGAATCGATCATTTCGCGCTCGACGTGCCCGACTCGCTACCGGCCGCATCAAAGGCGCAAGGCGCGGCAGCCTTGCCGATGGACCGCTTCGCCTTTGCGCGCGACTGGCTTGCGCACTACGCCGGCCAATGCGTAGGTAAGCAAGGCGTCGACCTGATCGTAAAGGGACTATCGCAAGCCATCCTCGCACGCGGCGACATTACGACCCGCGTGCTCGTGCCTGAGCAAGATTTGTCCACCGGCACATTGAAGCTCGCCCTGATTCCGGGCGTGATCCGCCACGTGCGTTTCGCCGACGAGAAGTTGCGCGGCACGTGGAAGACCGCATTCCCGACTCGCGACGGCGAAGTGTTGAACCTGCGCGACATCGAACAAGGGCTTGAGCAGATGAAACGCGTTTCAAGCCAGGATGTGTCGATGCGGATCGCACCGGGCGACATGCCTGGCGAAAGTGATGTCGTGCTCGACGTGAGGCGCGGTAAGCCATGGACCGTTGTTGCGTCCATCGACAATTCGGGCACGCGCGCGACCGGCAAACTGCAAGGCAACGTATCGCTTGGCATAGACAACCCGCTGGGCCTGAACGACATCTTCAACGTCGGTTTCAACCAGGACCTGGAATTCGGCGACAAGCGCGTCGGTTCGCACGGCTGGAACGCGTTCTACTCGATTCCTTGGGGCTACTGGACCGGCACCCTGTCGGCCTATACCAGCACGTACTTTCAACCGCTCGCCGCCGTGAACCAGACGTTCGTTGCCAGCGGCAACATGAAGACGGTCGACTTCAAGCTCAACCGCGTGTTGTCACGCAGCCGAAATGATGTGTTCGGTGCGCAGGTTCGCCTAACGCGCCGCTTCGGCGACAGCTACATCGAAGGTACGACGATACCGTCGTCGCACCAGAACGCGACCTTTCTCGAATTCGGGCTGAACGACCGGCACTATTTCGGCTCGTCGCAATTCGACGGTTCGCTTGCCTATCGCCAAGGGCTCGGATGGCTTGGTTCAACCGACAGCATGTTCGCGGCAGAGGGTGGACAGACTTACAGGTTCAAGATGGTCGTGCTCGATGCGAATCTGTCGACACCGTTCGTCATCGGTACACGGCCGTTCAAATATGTGACGACGTTTCATGGTCAGTACACCGGCAATACGGTTTCATACCTCGATAGCGTCACGATCGGCAGTCGTTATACCGTGCGGGGATTCGACGGTGAAACGCTACTGGCGGGATCGCGTGGATTCTACTGGCGCAACGAATTGCAGGTTCCCATCGCACAGACCGGGCTATCGGCCTATGCTGGTCTCGACTACGGTCGGGTCTGGGGGCCAGAGCCGGTTGCCTTGGTTGGCACGCAGCTCGCCGGTGCAGTGATTGGCGTCAAGGGCAGTGTCACGACTCGGTTCGGCGGATACGGCTACGATCTTTTCGCGGGCACCCCCGTGTATAAACCTTCCGGATTTGAGACCGCGCGCGTCACACTCGGATTTCAGCTTACCGCGCAGTTCTAA
- a CDS encoding MFS transporter, whose amino-acid sequence MIDRTDSAPKDTASVSPDPARSRWMLVRWVISSATLNVPQAAGPIAFSLLALSMTGKASGGAAMILAMTLAQVAGVIPLTRFGAQRPAAAFLRVLVGARSLALLSIAVGAWCRVPFSVAIGLAACAGLVNGAAHGYVRVVLNQLGPSIKLPRALGIAATLNEVTFGLAPVAASGLGLVSPSFAIVVIAMLGAIPALMIPDTGLHHARSANAATRGNVLTMSIALWLICSTAGASAVAAVEIGAVALALRFGHQPAFAVFFTVPLCIASVAGGVWVSIRNRMSTRNTVVVQLSVMMTGSLLTALGISAWTTVLGAVLIGSVVAPLGTHYSLALDALAPPQRRAEVFAWLRTANATGVILTSAVLTTVPLSTALVAVTSLVMATVAVVACVSISERLRHGLGIQPANATRASRTEPE is encoded by the coding sequence ATGATTGATCGCACCGACAGCGCACCGAAGGACACGGCTTCCGTATCGCCCGACCCGGCGAGAAGCCGCTGGATGCTCGTTCGCTGGGTCATCTCGTCCGCCACGCTGAACGTTCCGCAAGCCGCGGGCCCCATCGCCTTTTCGTTGCTCGCACTGAGCATGACCGGAAAGGCGAGCGGCGGCGCGGCGATGATCCTTGCGATGACGCTCGCTCAAGTCGCAGGCGTCATTCCTCTCACACGGTTCGGTGCGCAACGGCCGGCCGCGGCGTTTCTCAGAGTCCTGGTCGGCGCCCGCTCGCTCGCGTTGCTGTCGATTGCAGTCGGCGCGTGGTGTCGCGTTCCATTTTCGGTGGCCATCGGTCTCGCAGCGTGCGCCGGGCTGGTCAACGGTGCGGCGCACGGCTACGTGCGTGTGGTGCTCAATCAACTGGGACCGTCGATCAAGCTTCCGCGAGCATTGGGTATCGCGGCCACGCTCAATGAAGTGACGTTCGGATTGGCGCCGGTTGCTGCGTCAGGCCTCGGCCTCGTGTCGCCGTCGTTCGCGATCGTGGTGATCGCGATGTTGGGGGCGATACCGGCGTTGATGATCCCCGACACGGGTCTCCATCATGCGCGAAGCGCGAACGCCGCGACGAGAGGCAACGTGCTGACGATGTCGATCGCGTTATGGCTCATCTGCTCGACAGCGGGAGCGTCGGCCGTGGCCGCGGTCGAAATCGGTGCCGTGGCGCTTGCATTGAGATTCGGCCACCAGCCGGCGTTTGCGGTGTTTTTTACCGTCCCGCTTTGTATCGCGTCAGTGGCGGGCGGGGTATGGGTCAGCATTCGGAACCGCATGTCGACGCGGAATACGGTCGTCGTGCAATTGTCGGTGATGATGACGGGTTCGTTGCTGACGGCGCTCGGCATATCGGCCTGGACTACGGTGCTGGGCGCCGTGCTGATCGGTTCCGTCGTCGCGCCGTTGGGCACGCATTATTCGCTCGCCCTGGACGCATTGGCGCCGCCGCAGCGCAGGGCGGAGGTGTTTGCGTGGCTGCGCACGGCCAATGCGACGGGCGTCATATTGACCAGCGCGGTGTTGACGACGGTTCCGTTGTCGACGGCATTGGTCGCGGTGACCAGCCTGGTGATGGCGACCGTCGCCGTGGTGGCGTGCGTTTCAATCAGCGAACGGCTTCGACACGGGCTCGGAATACAACCGGCGAACGCTACGCGTGCTTCGCGTACCGAGCCCGAGTGA
- a CDS encoding cupin domain-containing protein, which yields MQLQTGNLFNVERTRGRDERIDVLVTGARLNVERIVSMGHTSPDGFWYDDPRAEWVALLSGAAVLEFEADATLHDMRPGDYVLIEPHCRHRVAWTHPDEPSVWLAIYHDAEPRA from the coding sequence ATGCAACTGCAAACCGGCAACCTGTTCAATGTCGAACGCACGCGCGGCCGCGACGAACGGATCGACGTGCTCGTCACGGGCGCCCGTCTGAACGTCGAGCGGATCGTATCGATGGGGCACACGAGCCCCGACGGCTTCTGGTATGACGATCCGCGCGCCGAATGGGTCGCGCTGCTGTCGGGCGCGGCGGTGCTCGAGTTCGAGGCGGATGCGACATTGCACGACATGCGCCCGGGCGACTACGTGCTGATCGAACCGCATTGCCGGCATCGCGTCGCGTGGACGCATCCTGACGAACCGTCGGTCTGGCTCGCGATCTACCACGATGCCGAACCGCGAGCTTGA
- a CDS encoding immunity 8 family protein produces the protein MKAEIKSLHSLQLEDTLINYLPDDVSNFGTWIRAYIGPQGEAGSEAFDIEVCTPEWLKSQCAIKGAMWGRHMLIVEAYDYDAIKAFIERYVATCHGDDWATIATKLSRMGAWEFEDYQDR, from the coding sequence ATGAAAGCCGAAATCAAATCGCTGCATTCCTTGCAGCTGGAAGACACGCTGATTAACTACCTGCCGGATGATGTATCGAACTTCGGTACTTGGATTCGAGCCTATATCGGTCCGCAAGGCGAGGCAGGTTCGGAGGCATTCGACATCGAGGTCTGCACACCAGAGTGGCTTAAATCACAATGTGCTATCAAGGGGGCAATGTGGGGGAGGCACATGCTGATTGTCGAAGCCTACGATTACGATGCCATCAAAGCGTTCATTGAACGCTACGTCGCAACTTGCCACGGCGACGATTGGGCTACGATCGCGACCAAGTTGAGTCGAATGGGCGCATGGGAGTTTGAAGATTATCAGGACCGATAG